Below is a genomic region from Odocoileus virginianus isolate 20LAN1187 ecotype Illinois chromosome 30, Ovbor_1.2, whole genome shotgun sequence.
acgAATTTACTGCCTTGGGCACCTTATACAAGTGGAATCAAATAGTATTCatatttttgtgactggcttatcaTAATATCCTCAAAGTTCATTCATACTGTAGCATGTAGCGtactttttaaggctgaatgatatcCCCTGGTTTTGTATACAcctgcattttgtttatccattcatctctttgGTTGCTTCCACAGTTGGCTATTctgaatactgctgctatgaacctTGGTATTAAAGTTCCTGCTTTCAGTTCCTTTGGGTaaaccagaagtggaattacgaGGTCATAGGATAATTCTGTGTTaaagtttttgaggaacttcatgctgttttccatagcaacGGTGCtattttacattccaaccagcaaTGCACAAGGATTCCATTTTTCCACAGCCTTGCCAACTTTTGTTATCTTCTGTTTTCATGTCATcttggttttgatatgcatttccctgatgattagtgatgctgagcatttttttcatatgcttgttggccatctgtatatctctttaggagaaatgtctattcaagtcctttaccCATCTCCTAAATGACTTGTtagttttttttatgttgagctgTAGAAGCTctttatatactctgcatatcaCTCCCTCATCAgatgtgatttgcaaataatttctcccattcaatgggttgccttttatttttttaagacagaCCCTATGAAAAGAGTCacttgctttttttaatatttatttatttggctgcaccaggtcttagttgcagcactcaggatctttgatcttccttgtggcacatgggttctttTATTCAtagttacagcatgcaggatctgttAGTCGTGGCATTTGAACTCTTAATTGCAtgtgggaccagggatcaaaccagggccccctgcattaggagcacagagtctcaaccactggaccaccaggcaattcTCATGGGTTGCCTTTTAACTCTGTTGATAGTGTCCTTTAATGTCCCATCCTTTCTTCTAAGGAACCGATTCATCATTTCCTTCCATAGGCCAAAACCCCTGACTCATGTATGTGGCAGTTCTTCTTAaaaacctctctgagctcctcttttctcttctctgccaTCCTGTGTACCATTGAATTTGCTCTTCATCATGTCTTCTCACCAGAGTTTCAGGATCAagcaattcctggtcaggaatcAAAAGCAGAATCATCCCATTACTCAatttatttgaatgaaaactggtgATAATACCAGGTACAACTCCAAGAGAAGACACAGGGGAACCAAGCTGGGTCTGTAAGAAGCCTCACATACGAAGTGGCACACGTTTATGGTATGTTAAGGTCACTTGCATGTTAACCAACCAAATCACGGTATTGAGCATGTCACTACTGTCTGAACAGCTTGTGGGAGAGATGGAGTGCTTGGCTCCTGATGGCTCATGTTTCCTCACTAGTGGTCTGTGCAGTTcaataacaaatacatgaaaacttTTGTtggaccgaaaaaaaaaaaaaaaaccctctctgAATGTATTTTAGAATGACCCGggaatttatataaaaagaaagtcAGACTAATCACACTCTGTTCTTcttgttaaaaagcaaaacttaactAAGTagattttaaagatcttattggCTAATTATTGAATTTATTCAGTCAGGCAATGTCCCTTCTAATAGGCAAAAAGGAGCAgtacaaaatgaaagatttttattgGTGAAAGGGGGTGAGGACAAGGAAGTTTTACTAACAAAAACTGGCAGTGGCAAGTTCATCTTTCTTTAGGAGCCAGGGGAGGCAGGGGTGTATGAGGCTGATGACCTCGATAATTAGGTGATTTCAGATTGGACTGGTTTAAGAAATTCATTACTGGGAGATGCTAAAACTGCAATCAAGTTAGGTATTAGGTCTTGGTTTGGTGACTTGGGGTTTAGCATAAGTGACTTCATTTTGGCcctgttgtcttgtttttaacaCTCTCTTTCACAGTTTCACAGTTTTAAGGAAAAGTCATATGAATATGCAATATGAACTTCATGTAAAGAGACAAGGGAGAAGGGGTTGTGGGCTAGAGTGGGAAAGGAGGCTGTGGAGAACAGCGCACTCTATCAGGGCAGGACAGAGCCTTTACTAAGTatttattttgtgccaggcactgtcctgagAAACTTTAAATCCTCAAAATCACACTATTACATTCACAGtaaaattattcccattttacagatgaagaaacagaggcagaaaTTGAACCCTGGCCATGTGGACCCcacaaggacttcccttgtggctcagctggtaaagaatccacctgcaatgcaggagacctgggttcaatccctgagttgggaagatcccctggagaagggaaaggctacccactccagtattctggccgggagaattccatggactgtatagtccacggggtcacaaagagtcattcaTGACcgagctactttcacttcacttcatatggaCCTCGAGGCTATTTTACTGATCACTATGTGACATTGTGTATTCTTTGGACTTGGAATTACCTGCATTCAGACTCAAAtgactgggcttctctggtggctcagacagtaaagagtctgcccacaatgcaaactcccctgggttgggaagatcccctggagaagggaatggctacccacttcaatattcttacttggagaattacatggacagaggagcctggcaggctacagtccaggtggtcacaaagagtcggacgtgactgagcaactaacaaactCAAATGACTAAAGAGAACATGATTACAAGCccattagtagaaagaaagaaagtgaaagttgctcaattatgtccaactctttgcaataccatgggatatacagtccatggaattcttcaggtcagaatactggagtgagtagcctttcccttctcgaggggatctccccaacccagggatcgaacccatgtctcccacattgctggcggattctctaccagctgagtcacaagggaagcccaagaatactgcccATTAGTAATCTGAGAGAAATTCAAACTAAAAACAAGACTTTATACTTAACAGCGGCTTGAAAGTTGGACAATGCCAAGTGTGAGTGAAGATTTGGGGAAATAGAAACTTTCCTGTAACCATGAGCGGGTGTGTAGCCTGGTGAGGCCATTCCAGAATTGACTTGGCATCTCTTCACCCAGTTAGACATTGGTGTAGCTTATGACCTAAGGCCATTCCAGAATTGACTTGGCATCTCTTCACCCAGTTAGATATTGGTGTAGCTTATGACCTAGCACTGGTTATGACCTAGCTATTCCCTGGGTATACATTCCAGGGAAATTCTTACACTGGTTCATAGGGGAACCTCTGGAAGCCTCTCCTCAAATCATTGTTTGCAGAAAAAGGAGTTTTTTTAGgagtaacctaaatgtccttaCACTTAGGAGTAATGTAAGTGTCCATTGTCAGGGGAACAGGTAAGAAAAATGTAGATTCACCTGATGGAGGTCAGCCAGGCAGATGTTTGCATCAATGAGCCAAATACATGCACTTCAACAAGGTTACATCGTAAAAGCAATgctgagaacttccctggtggcccagtggttgagaatctgcctgccaatgcaggggacatgggttggatccctagtccaggagattccacatgcctcagggcaactaagcccctgtgccacaactactgaagccaccaAAAAGAGAGAttccatgcaccacagctagagcagccctgctgctgctgctgctaagtcgcttcagttgtgtccgactctgtgcgaccccatagacggcagcccaccaggctccgccgtctctgggattctccaggcaagaacactggagtgggttgccatttccttctccaatgcatgaaaggaaaaatgaaagtgaagttactcagtcgtgtctgactcctagcgaccccatggactgcagcttgccaggctcctccgtccatgagattttccaggcaagagtactggagtggggtgccattgccttctctgagagagTAGCCCTAGCTCATGGCAACTGCAGAAAACTGCATGTAGCAACATAGACCCAGTGCAGcgaaaaaagtaaattttaaaaaaatcaatgctgattgggaaaaaaaaaaatgagaaccaGAATGAGGCCCATAGCCCAATTTATGTAAATCATGCcttttatgtaaatttaaaatcaaTATGCATGGAAAATAACAGTACATTTTCGAAGGGAACATAAAAGTCAAAGATATGTGTTGCCCACGCTAGAACTATTGTGGGGGTTGGGCCTGGAGAATGGTGATGAAGGAAAATGATGTGCATTCAGATGGAAAAGTGGACCAGAGAAGCATCTTACAAAAACCGAGGTGAGAAAAGGGATCTATGCATCTCAGTTCTACCAAGGTATTACTATGcgaccttgggtaagtcatttcATGCcttgatacttgtttttcttatAGGTAAAATAGGAAGATATGAGTCTTCACATCATATGTCATGAAGGATGTCGACAGAGGAAGTCAGCACAGCAGAATGGAAAGTACATGGCCTTTGGACATGACCCAGCTGATGACTGAGTGGCTTTGGGGAAGCACTTGACTCGCTCAGATTCTATTTTAAATGAACTGGTCAACACAGGCTTCACTGAGAAGGGGACATTTGAGCAAAGTCTTGTAGGAGGCAATGGAGTGAGCTATACAGAAATCTGGGGGAAAGTAattcaggcagaggaaagagtCAATTCCATCCATAGGTAAGGACTTGACATTCCCTCCATAGTGCCGGCCACATGGTCTGTGCTCAGCAGCTGTTGACTGTTCACTtacccctttccctcctcctgcAGAAATATCAGGATCCAGGTCACCTTCTAGCTCCAGTGACAATGGGACTCTGGCTTCAGAAGCTCTTTGGAACACTGTATTCACTGCAGGAGTGCCCTCCCTAACAGACCGCAGGAGCATCAGCCCAGGAAAGTCATCCCTACCGGGGCTTCCACCTGCGTAGGTAGCACAGAAGCCCCAAGGGAGAAAGGCAGGGACCCCACCACCTACTCTTCCCCTCATGAGATCCCTACCCCAGCACTCATCAAAACTAGGACCGTGCGTAAAGGGGCTTGGGTCAGGGTGCAGTCActtggagagaggagaaaaaggaagggacCCATATTTATTCAGTCAGATCTGGGTTTGAACGTTACTCTGCCACTGAGTAGCTCAGGTACACTTACACACCCCTGAAGCCCTCTGAGTCTCAATCTCCCCATCTAGAAAATGTACATGGAAATAAATCTATACAGTGGTTGTGAGGGATCAGTGAGATAAGATCTGTGAAAGTGGCAAGCAAGTATCTGGGGCTCACAAAAAAGTAGGCCCCTTCCTTTTGTGACAAGTAGTTGGGAGGCATCCACTGTCTTGTTCAGTCAGCttggacatttatttattttgttcacttcTATGGGGATTAAATTGAATCACCTACCTTTCAAGGAGGGTATGAAGCTATAGTGAGATGTTAGATTAAAAACTGCTTAGCATAGCTACTGGGCCAAAATAGGTACTCCATAGGTGTTCGTTGGTTACCTATATTGATGGGTGAATGGAGATATGTAtaagtagatggatggatggacaaatgGACAGATGACTGGGTAGATGGGGGACAGTTTACTGGTAATATGTCAGGGGTCTTAGGAAGCAACACTgtgaacacagctagtggaggtgatggaatttcagttgagctatttcaaatcctaaaagatgatgcggtgaaagtgctgcactcaatatgccagcaaatttggaaaactcagcagtggccacaggactggaaaaggtcagttttcattccagtctcaaagaatggcaatgccaaagaatgttcaaactaccgcacaattgcactcatctcacatgctagcaaagtaacgctcaaaattctccaagccaggcctcaacagtatgtgaactgtgaacttccagatgttcaagatgttcaagatgaatttagaaaaggcagaggaaccagagatcaaattgccaacatccattggatcatagaaaaagcaagagaattacagaaaaacatctacttctgcttcattgactaaaagtatttgcctgtgtggatcacaacaaactgtggaaaattctgaaagagatgggaataccagaccacctgacctgcctcttgagaaatctgtatgcaggtcaagaagcaacagttagaacgggacatgaaacaacagactggttccaaattgggaaaggagtacgtcaaggctgtatattgtcaccctgcttatttaacttatatgcagagcacatcatgtgaaatgctggcctggatgaagcacaagctggaatcaagattgccgggagaaatatcaataacctcagatatgcagaggacaccacccttatggcagaaagtgaagaagaactaaagagtctcttgatgaaagtgaaagaggagagtgaaaacgttggcttaaaactcaacattcagaaaactaagatcatggcatctggtcccatcacttcatggcaaatagatgggaaaacagtgacaggctttattttcttggcctccaaaatcactgtagatggtgactgcagccatgaaattaagacacctgctccttggaagaaaagctatgaccaacctagatagcatattaaaaaacagagacattactttgccaacaaaagtccatctagtcaaagctatggtttttccactagtcatgtgtgcatgtgagagttgaactctaaagaaagctgagcaccgaagaattgattcttttgaactgtggtgttggagaagcctcttgagagtcccttggactgtaggagatccaaccagtccttcctaaaggaaatcagtcctgaatattcattggaaggactgatgctgaagctgaaactccaatactttggccacctcatgtgaagagctgactcatttgaaaagaccctgatgctgggaaagattgaaggcaggaggagaaggggacgacagaggatgagatggctggatggcatcactgactccatggacatgaatttgagcaagctttgggagttggtgatggacaggaaagcctgggatgctgcagtccatggggtctcaaagagttggacacgactgagcaactgaactgaaatatatatgtCAGGGGAATCATGATTTGTATTACAGAAATATAAAGTCTTCAAAAAACAAGTGTTTTACAAGAGAGTTTTATTATATCTTCTTGTGGCCTCAGGTCTTAAGCACAGACATAACAGAGATGAGCAGAAATAGGCACAGCTGTGCCCAGTTCTAGCCGGCTGTGAGCTGCCCTTACTACTCTAGTTCTATGACTCATCTGGATGAGGTAAGGGGCCAGGTCTTCCCTGAGCCAATGTTCTCTGAGATTGCTGGTAATTCCCTGGGGTCAAGATTGAGATCAGGGGAAAATGCAGGGTGAGGACTTCTTGATGTGCAACATGGCTTGAAAATCCTGATTGGTGATATTTCATTGAAAGAATTACAACTCAGCTTTTTCCACAACCCTGTTACCATTGAAAGAAATGCATTCCACACTAGGTAATTTCTAGTGAGCCCCTATGAGCCCCATGTTCCTCTCTGTAAGATGAAGGAATTGGACCCTCCTTTTTCCAAAAATTCTGATTTTCTGAAAATTCTTGACATCTTTTaaagaatatagatatattaATAGAACTTTGGGGAAATATACATTAAATTCCTTTCTTAGGTGTCCCTAGAGAGGCTTCTTAAACTCTCTCACAATAAGTGcgtgtatgaaaaaaaaaataagtgcatGTATGTTTCAGTGTGTGCTCATGTTACACCCTGGGGAAGCAGGATGCTTTTTAGACAGAGCTCATTCTAGTCTCAAGTGAGAAATGTAGATACACTGATGATTAAGCTTCAATTccttcaactatacttcaatctttaaaaaaaaaaaaaagattcagtttCTGCCCCCAGGGTAGGATAGAATACATTGAAATGGATAAACTTCAATACTTATTAAGGTATAAAAAAAATTGCACCCTCTTAGACCTAAAGTGCTACTAGGTCAATTAACTCATCTGGAGGAATTCAGGAAGTCTGCTTGGAGGAGGTGTTCTGGGCTAggtcaaaaagagagaaagcaccTGAGACAGTCACAACCAGGCAGAGGTCACAGGGGGTCGGTGGGGGAAGTTGGTTGTGTTCAGAGTATGAGATAATGCATGAGTCATAGCATGAGCTACAACCTAAAATTCTCCACCACTCTCCTGAGCCTTGCTGGGAGTGAGCTTGGGCAACTTTCTGTAAGAAGCAAGGGGGCAATCACAAGCTATCACCTCAGAAACATTTGTCTCTTTATTGAGCACTTAGCAAATACAGACCCCTGTGCGCTTTATACACATCACAGCCACATCTCCTAAAGTGTGTTGTGCAAGTTGTGGGGCATGTGAGGTGACTGTAAATAGGATGCCAAGaacattttgattttaattttatgtttatgtttaccCTCTATGTGTGCCAGGTGGCATTCACCTTCATTCACAGTTTAGTTCTAAAGCAACCTTTTAAATAAGTGTAAGTTTAAAAAAGTGACTCAatctagagaaaaatatttattgagcaaaacATACAGATGGTACATGGATCTTGCGAAATTCATGATATGGGTACACAAACGGCTGAAATTCAAAAAACACTGCTTTAGCATACAAGTATTTATCTCCTTCAGAGCTCTCTTGGTTGCAAAGTAATCGATATTATTACTCATTCAAATGAACTTGAGCAAAATAGGAGAGTGTATCCTAACAAGGGAATGTCACAAGGACCCAAAGGAAGTAGCACAGATTTGAGCTTAGAGAAGGGCTGGGCAAGAGGGCTGGATGTAGAGGGGGGGAGCCAGCAGGCCCCTGGGAGCATCATCCCCTCTTCTCTCCAGGCCTCTGCGGTCCCCTCTGGTCTCAACTTGACTCTGcacatctctcttcttttttttctctgcacatctcatctctttctctttttctgagcaAAGCCATTATCTCTACTACGTTCATGCAGATACCTTCCCCACCCTGCTGTGCTGacggcacacacacacctcacatatgtgagcacacacacacacactcacagctcCAGAGTTTATATGCATTCAGGTGAGTGGCCTGCAGAACCTGAAAGAGCATCCCTGAATTTTGCTGCTTATTCCCAAGGGAGAACCTGTCTGACCCCACAAGAGCCAGACACTCACCTCTCATCCCCTGTTGGAAGATTTAGGGGGAACAAAATCTCAAAAACAGAGAGACTCTGGGAGGAGCAGTCACCCTGACCAAGAGGTATCTGACCCTCCTAACAACTCTGAGGTAGGAAATCCAGCTCACAGTCCTTTGGCAGGAAGTGACACAGCTGCAGCTTGAACCGGCGTCTGTGTGACACTGAAGTTCAAATCCACTGCACTGTTCACACGGTCACCTCTGCTAAGTCCAGCCCATGGCGACCGGACCAAGCAGGTCACTGGCCCATTGATAGGCATTTATCAAAATCAGCCCAGTGTGCCGGAAACCAGGATCCCAGCCTTGCAGGGACACTGGCTGGAAGGGAGGAAGGTTTCTGGAAATCGGGGCAGGCTCCTCCGAGCCCCTGAGTCTGAGGCTGCCAGGTTCACACCGCAGGTGCTCAGGGAGCGAGAGGAGGATCAGACATCCAAAGCTCCTCAAGAGCAGTTTCCCCCTCTCTTCTGCACCCAGAGTTCAAAGTGCCTGCCTGCCCTAGGGATTATAGGTGCTCCCCTCACCTCCTGGGAGCTAAATCAGAGGGGCCTGAAGAAagtgaggcagggaggggagatgaCAGGCTCCTTCCACCCTGGAGGCCTCACTCACCCACAGGCACTTCTCAGCCTGAGTGTCGTCTCTCATGGAAGCCTCTCGGCATCACAGTGGCCTGGAGGGCCCCAATTTGGCTTTGACAGGGCTTGCCCACCCACAGTGGGTGGCTGCCTCACAGGAGTTACTTTCTCAGAGTTCCTTGTTGAGACAGACAGTGGAAGTGGCGGTTGTGTTTCTCCTGCCGCCCCAGAGCTGCCCCAGTCTGGTGGAAGAGACTCATCTGATTCAGGAGAAAGGCTCCCTGTCCTCGTTTTTGGCCCATGCATGTTGCATCTTCTCTGGTAACCACTCAGTAGAGGTTTATACATGAATTAGGAAAATGTTCCACCAAGCCAGGTGGAAGTGGCTCCCCTTCCACCTGGGACACTCCCCTAGGAAGTGTCGCAAAGACCTTGTGCCTGTGAGTGGAGACGGGGTGGGATCTTCCTAGCTCAGAAGTCGATTCCAAAGACAGTGCCATAGCCAGGGGAGCACCCCTTTCCCCAAACCCCTTGTCTGCCTTTTCAGTGATGAGAGTGGTGGTCCAAAACTGTAGGCCTGACTCATTCGGGACTGCCGCCCTGGTAGGGTGAACTGGGTGACTCAGAGTCTGCTCACAGGGACTGCCCCCTGGTCCTGACATCCCTTCCACAGCCATCAGACTGGGATGACTCTGCCAGCCAAGGTTATATGGCATGCGTCCAAAGGTGGCAGAAGGGGCTCGTTCAAGTTCGGAGTTTCCCAGCGGTCTGGTTCTGCCAGCACCCCACCTTGGTGAGGCAGCCTCCATACCTAACCAGCCACCAGTGCCCAGGGAGAAGGTGCCAGGACCACAGCAGACACcccttccctccccgcccccccctcaGGTCAGTCGATGATGTCCGTGGAGAAGAAGCCTCCGGGCCTGGCTCCAACAGTTAGACTAATTTTTGAGGGATTTGACAGGGCCATCTTTGAGCTGCAGGACCACTTCCGTGCCCGTCTCCGAGGTGGCCCGGGAGCACTTCCGGCTCTCGCGCATACTGTAGAACTTCTCCGTGAGGTGCCTGCGGAACTTCTTGGTGAGGAAACAGTAGATAATGGGGTCTAAGACGCAGTTGGTACTAAGGAGGCAGAGAGTGACCTGATGCGCATCGTTAATCGCCTGGTGGAAGTCGGTGTCCTGGAAGCCCAGCTCGGCCAGGGTCCAGGGCAGCTGCACAAGGTGGTGGGGCACGAAGCAGATGATGAACACAGCCAGGACCGTGCAGACCATCCAGAGCGCCCGGCGCTTGACCTCGGCATTGCGCTGCATCTGCACCCGCTGCGTGAGCAGCGTGCGGATGATGACCAGGTTGCAAAAGAGGATGATGAGGAAGACGAGGAAGAAGCTGAACACGAGGAAGATGTGGATGATGAGGACTGGGATGCTGCCCTTCTCGTAATGTTCAAAGCAGCGTGTGATGTTGCCCGAGCCGCTCTTGCTGCGCTCCTTGTTGGTCGAGTCCAGGACGAAGAAGTAGGATGCTGCACCCACAATGGACACCCAGATAATCAGGGACAGAAGGATGCCACGCTTGCGGGTGGTAGCCTGAGCAGTCTTGATGGGCCTTGTCACTGCCTGGAAGCGGTTGTAAGTGATGACAGCCAGGAAGGCCACTGAGCAGTAGGTGTTAATGAAGAAGAAGCAGCCAGCCACGTTGCACAGGAATTTGGGAAGAATCCAGTCTCCATGGTTGTAATAGTAGACGATCCACAGGGGCAGGGTGACCAGGAAGAGCAGGTCAGCCATGGTGAGGTTCACCATGAAGATCTTTATCTCGTTGAATTTCTTGGAAGGGTACAAGTTGGCAAAGACCCACAGCACATAGCTGTTAGCAATGACCCCCAGCACA
It encodes:
- the PTAFR gene encoding platelet-activating factor receptor isoform X1; translation: MLSAAPTSSSASLSPPGPLSLQFLSNRQDPMTSSHFQPIAMEPNNSFRVDSEFRYTLFPIFYSIVFVLGVIANSYVLWVFANLYPSKKFNEIKIFMVNLTMADLLFLVTLPLWIVYYYNHGDWILPKFLCNVAGCFFFINTYCSVAFLAVITYNRFQAVTRPIKTAQATTRKRGILLSLIIWVSIVGAASYFFVLDSTNKERSKSGSGNITRCFEHYEKGSIPVLIIHIFLVFSFFLVFLIILFCNLVIIRTLLTQRVQMQRNAEVKRRALWMVCTVLAVFIICFVPHHLVQLPWTLAELGFQDTDFHQAINDAHQVTLCLLSTNCVLDPIIYCFLTKKFRRHLTEKFYSMRESRKCSRATSETGTEVVLQLKDGPVKSLKN
- the PTAFR gene encoding platelet-activating factor receptor isoform X2, with protein sequence MTSSHFQPIAMEPNNSFRVDSEFRYTLFPIFYSIVFVLGVIANSYVLWVFANLYPSKKFNEIKIFMVNLTMADLLFLVTLPLWIVYYYNHGDWILPKFLCNVAGCFFFINTYCSVAFLAVITYNRFQAVTRPIKTAQATTRKRGILLSLIIWVSIVGAASYFFVLDSTNKERSKSGSGNITRCFEHYEKGSIPVLIIHIFLVFSFFLVFLIILFCNLVIIRTLLTQRVQMQRNAEVKRRALWMVCTVLAVFIICFVPHHLVQLPWTLAELGFQDTDFHQAINDAHQVTLCLLSTNCVLDPIIYCFLTKKFRRHLTEKFYSMRESRKCSRATSETGTEVVLQLKDGPVKSLKN